The region ATGAGTTCTCCACTGGAGTCTGTAGCTCCAATAATCTGCTCTGGCTCCAAACCCCGGGCAAAGACTCGTGGCTTTTctgactcttctttcttcttctttggttTGCTCTCTTCTCCCTTATCTTCAGAATCAGAGTCAGCTTTGCGTTTGCCTCCCTCTGATTTATCTGTCTCATGTGCTGTTTTCTGTGACTGTGGAAACTTGGCAATCAGATCAGGGCAATCCAGGTTCTCTTCTGGCTCCCGCGTGTTATCCTCATCTGAGAACCCCTTCCACTTTAGGAGGTACTCCACTTTGCCCTTTACCACTCCACGGTCAAGAACTTTTTCCACCACatatccctctccctcctcttccagcACCTCCTCcactttcttgttttgtttcttccccaTAGTGCCTGCCAGCTTTCTGGTCTAAAGGGTGACGCTGCTCAGAGCAGCGCTCAAGAGCCCGAGAGGAATCGGTGCGGTGCTAATGGCACGTCGCGTTGGGCTGGTCGGTGGAGAGGCGCCCAGAAAAGCAACAACGCCCTGGCGGCCATAGTCGACCCCCTCACTGAGGCAGCGTACCGCGGGCCCCGGCCAACGGCCCTCCCTTCAGccaaacactcttttttttttttttttttaagattttatttatttatttgacagagccacagcgagagagggaacacaagcaggggggtgggagagggagaagcaggcttcccgcggagcagggcgccCCATGCgtggctcgaccccaggaccctgggatcatgacctgagccgaaggcggacgcttaacgactaagccacccaggcactgcagaAATTAAGGTTTCTAACCATTAAGAATTCTGATAAATATTTGAGACtgctagaaaataataaagaaaccaACTCTGTATGTAAGGAAAGTAAGATGTATTTTTGATGAGAAAGGTATGAGGCATGGGAACATATTTTTGTTGAGGGAAAggaaagtaattttgtcctaaaatgagactggttatttagagagagaaggcTAAGGACAAAAATCTGAATGAAGAAGAGAGTTGTAGGTTTGTGAAGGGAAATCTTCGGAAA is a window of Zalophus californianus isolate mZalCal1 chromosome 1, mZalCal1.pri.v2, whole genome shotgun sequence DNA encoding:
- the LOC113918578 gene encoding chromobox protein homolog 1-like translates to MGKKQNKKVEEVLEEEGEGYVVEKVLDRGVVKGKVEYLLKWKGFSDEDNTREPEENLDCPDLIAKFPQSQKTAHETDKSEGGKRKADSDSEDKGEESKPKKKKEESEKPRVFARGLEPEQIIGATDSSGELMFLMKWKNSDETDLVPAKDANVKCPQVVISFYAERLTWHSYPSEDDDKKDDKN